Sequence from the Argentina anserina chromosome 7, drPotAnse1.1, whole genome shotgun sequence genome:
CACGCAATAGTTAAAAACATTTTGGTGTAAGATCTGTGGTCTTGCAAAAGTTAGAAGCTATTGATCTCTATCAGTTCCAGACTTCTAGTAGTTGATGGAAATATATGGACGAGTTTCAAACAATTACAAATCTGTGTTCACTTTCTCAAGGAGCATCTCACCAACTAGCTGCTATAAGATTATTTGGACCGCAGTCCAGGGACATTCTTAAGACCCATCTTACCTAGAACCATCTTGGCAATGGCAGGAGGGTTGTCCAGCCCCATGCTTCGGCTAAACTCATTAGCAAGCTCCACAAGCCTATGCTTATCACGCCctattttcttatttgaatTATAATACCCAAGCCACGCTTGGTATGCTGCTTCCTTGTTCTTCATGTCCACTTGGGATAAAGCTCGTTCCACCTGTTAAGATAAAGCATCAATATACTTGTGTAACTCAAACCTCTATGCTTCAAGGACAATGGAAAACGACCagaattttttttgggtgGGGGTAGGGAACCAACCTTCTTCGTTGTATCTGGATCAATCAATGGTACAGGAGCCTTGGTCATTGGCAAATCTTTAATAGTGGATAAGAAGAATTCCTCCCAAGGCGCCAGTAGCAAAATTCCTTGCCCTTCTTTGCCCTTACGGCCAGTTCTGCCTAGTCGATGAATATACTGTTGTCTATCAGCTGGAATGCCAACCTGTCATTGCAACAAAACAGGAGAGAAGATAAGGGAAACTTGTATTGTATAAAGCATGAACAGGCCAAAGACCTTGAGTCCTGATAGATAGAAGTATCTTGCACTACAAATTAAAGCATAACTCTGGAGTGTAAATGAACTGCAGAGTCAAAATATATACACGCATCTTTAATGTGCCTTACAAGCATGCTTGATGCTTCTAACAATCAAGAGATGAACAACATAATCCTAAACATCCCATGCCCAAATAAATGGCAAGGGACCATGAACGCAAGTCAATGAGCTAATAATTTGACATTTTTTACCTGTATGACTAGAGTAACATCTGGATAATCAACACCACGTGCAGACACATCAGAAGTCACCAGGATAAGACCCTTTGATTTCCGAAATTCATCAGAAACCCTAGTTCTATAACTCTGTGGCTTTCTGGAGTGGATCTCTCTAACATTCAAGTTCAGCTCACCGAGAAGGTTGGCGACCAGTCGTGTGACCATTGCAGTAGTACAGAATACAAGAACCTATGCAGAAAAGAGAGTCCCATATCATAGATGAAGATTCAAATAACAGCAGTGATGCTTATGTTGATGCTATCTAGAGAAACTGTAAAATTGATTGATCAAACAAGGCAGTTTATAATAACAATTACACGCAAGCATCCacattttcttcaaaaaaaagTTAGTATACCAGCAACTAGGCTGTGTGGTACTATGATGCATACCTTATAGTCAAGATCGTCTGCAATATGCTCTTTAAGAAGACTATACACATAGGAGAAATGCTTGTCCAAAGGAGCAACCAAATGAGTTTGTCTGACCTGAAATCATCCACATATTCAGAATGCGCAGCACAATAGTACtgtaaattttatatttttagttACATTATTAAAGATAAGTGATCATATGTATTATACATGTCATTCAATATGCTACCTGTGCATGTGTCTCCTCACTGCCTTCCACAACGGTGGTAATATATTCATGATCTCTTTTTAAAGCAATATGACAAATTTGACGGACCTACAATTAAGAATGACATCATGTCACAAATACTTGTAACCAAtataagaaagaaagaataacAAAAGAAGGGATGAAATAAACCTCTTCTGGAACTGTGGCAGAGAACAGTAATGTCTGTCGCTGCTTTGGAACAGCTGCTATAATCCTTTCAATGTCTTTACGGAATCCCATATCGAGTAAATGATCAGCTTCATCAAGTATGAGGACTTTGACACCCATAAGCCTAGTTGCGAAACCTGCTGTATTCTCAATGTGATCTTTGAGCCTTCCCGGTGTAGCGACAAGAATCTATTAGTTATAAATGTGACATGTCAGATATAGAacgagttttatttttatcctaATGCATCCTATTTATGGTATACATGCAGCACAACATTTAGCGATCATGTGATGATATAAGCATTTGGACAGTTTGTTATGTCAGACAGTAGGATCAAATTCAACCTTCCAATACCTTAATTTGACTTAATATATCTAGTTTAGTTAACCATTCACTCCTAACCAATCTTAGATTGTtgtgctccaacaatgtcTAGTAATAAAACAACTCAATGAAGTTACTAGATAAGTGATCACCTGAATGAAACACAACAAAACCCTAAATGAACGACTCTTGCAGAAATGATAGAGATGTTACCTGGCAAGGGTTTGCTTGCATGCGTTTCTGTTCTAGAGCAAGTCTTGTACCTCCAATCACAACTTGAACACCAATAGAAGGATGATACTTCAACAATTTAGTGGCTTCGACTGCAGCTTGATTTGCCAGCTCTCGAGTTGGACATATTACAAGTACAGAAATTGGGGGTCTCTTATGGTCACGGCCAATAGGAGGTGAATTTACTACAACCTCAATTGATGGAAGCTGATATGAAGAATATCACCAATTAATATGATGAAGTGAAACCCCGATAATTACATTCATTGATAAGCGAATGCCATATGATGAATAAACTACATAAAACCATCGAATTTTAACATTTTTGAGAGAGACTAATAAGGTGCCATACCAAGAATGCAACAGTTTTCCCAGTCCCGGTTTTGGCCTTGGCTAGAACATCCTTGCCTACAAAACATAATTAATCAGAATAAAGCAATTCCATAATATGGACACAGGCAGATCAATCAACTTCAACAgcaggagaaaaaaaaaacaaaatttctaTATCGAACACTGATTTATCGTTAAAAATAATAGTACCCCTATTTGCAAAGATCATGCATAGTTTCATAAAGAGCAAACCTTTGAGTATGACAGGAAGAGTAGCCTC
This genomic interval carries:
- the LOC126802261 gene encoding DEAD-box ATP-dependent RNA helicase 31-like, with the protein product MKTTSLSSMPVKLLPQLRLLNNPTGFLSMKFGPSSSSIFAPRPVPAFSRAFPLRLRYLALGSHRTLSSRAFRTGSSGSGSGSQFARGYERKSVGGSKSLVDDEAELSDWVSELRTDPTRRKGDDFDGDRRGRVRDRGGDRDREAYPVKRSRRDSGGGADEFGTARGGFRSSPMSRREDGGRGGGGRGGRSFPTRSSRGGSSSFGDRRPSSNPRMERRFDNKFGDNAVREDEFSARRSPNFKASSSSVAKRGGREVDSSFRRGGGGGEWVRKDSIKKRPVVDDSDEDEVDELGSGIGGLQTEEDSDSAASEDDEDEEDGREVLKGKSAAALFGSDKVVSQKAVLKSSGGDSESYLSDTRFDQCSVSPLSLKGIKDAGYENMTVVQEATLPVILKGKDVLAKAKTGTGKTVAFLLPSIEVVVNSPPIGRDHKRPPISVLVICPTRELANQAAVEATKLLKYHPSIGVQVVIGGTRLALEQKRMQANPCQILVATPGRLKDHIENTAGFATRLMGVKVLILDEADHLLDMGFRKDIERIIAAVPKQRQTLLFSATVPEEVRQICHIALKRDHEYITTVVEGSEETHAQVRQTHLVAPLDKHFSYVYSLLKEHIADDLDYKVLVFCTTAMVTRLVANLLGELNLNVREIHSRKPQSYRTRVSDEFRKSKGLILVTSDVSARGVDYPDVTLVIQVGIPADRQQYIHRLGRTGRKGKEGQGILLLAPWEEFFLSTIKDLPMTKAPVPLIDPDTTKKVERALSQVDMKNKEAAYQAWLGYYNSNKKIGRDKHRLVELANEFSRSMGLDNPPAIAKMVLGKMGLKNVPGLRSK